TCTGCTCGTGATGCAAAGTCAAGGAAACGCGGTGACACCTCCAGATCGGGTACCACTCAGTGGGAAGGGTCAAAGGAAGCTATCggtggaaagaaagagaaggacgAACTGATTGATAACGCGTTAGTGGAACAGCTGAGGAAAGGTACGTTTAAAATGGTTCTTGACAGTTTTTTCGCTGATTTGTTACGGTTAGATATTGGAGATCCATTCCTAGAGCCTGATTTCAAGAATTGAGTATTAAAGTTCTTCTGTATGTCGGTGGAGACGCTTGTGTACCTTTAGTCATTATAATTTTCAATGCAGGTTAGTGGTGGCCACGCATGTGGCCTCTTGAAGACTTTGACTCagtgtttgtttgtttaatTCTTCTGTACATTTTTCATTCATCACACTACTCAATTATGTTGCTCCCGCTTGTTTTATGAACCAAACGACAGCGCTCACGAGCTTGATAGGAGTGTTTCGAGTTATCACCCGATTCGGCTTTTTGAACATATTATCATCATTACCTTGTCATCGGTCGCTGCTTTCTGCCTTCGCAATTATACACAACACGGTCGAATCTCAAGTGTAGTAAGCACACACCAAACTTCAACACGACGACAAATGGGCCCAGCGCTTTCTGCTTCTGTACTTGACTAGAGATGGATCGCTTCTTCAACATGTCGTCATTTCTATCCTCAAAAACTATCACAACAATTCTCAGCTTCAAATAGCACCTGGTTTCCCCTTGGAGCCTGCTTTTTTTGCAAGTCATGAAAAATTTATGAACAACACAAAGTAGAATTGGATGAGTGCTGTTCCTAGATGATTATGGCAAGTGCAGTATTAGATGTAACACTTAAACCTTGGGCTAGTAGGACCCTCCCAACCGACTGAACAACGCAAATGAGCAAATCTGCCGATAAACAAATCTATGCTCTCAGTAATTGACGTACCGCAATGCCAACAGTCAAGGATTCGACGAGGGTCGCTGCAAAAAGGAGTAAGTAATACTCTTCGTTGAATGGCAAATGACATACTATTTGTTTTTGATCTGCAAAAGCCTGGCATAATTAATTCCCCAGAAAGAGACTATTGCGCAGACAAGGTGAAATTGCCTTCGACATCGAGCATGAATAATTAACAACTAACCTTCGTGGTTGGGTTCATGAATATCAGACTCATTCTGTCATAAATTTACAGTGAGGACACAGTCTACTGGTAATGATGTTTAGGACACCCTACAAGATATGCTCCAGAGTCTGGCGTCACATCCCGCAGGAAGTTAACAGCCTTGGTACCTTGAGCATACGTAGCCCTTTTGACGTCGACGGTTGCATTGTACACCCATGGGTTGACGAGAATGATCTATGAGTGTCGCACGAAATATTCAATCACTGTTACAAAGATTCAGAACTGTTTCGAACTGCATACCTGGTACAGAGACGAGCGCCATATAGGGTTTACGCTGGTGTCTTTCCCATCTGAACCTTTAAAGCCAAAAGGAGTAGTAAAATGCAGCTGAGAGAACTCTGCGTTGGCGAATGCATTGGTGAGAGCATCCAAAATCTCTGCCCGTCCTGCCGCGGTCTCATGGTTTTTCGCGGGAATGAGACGAGAGGTAAGTGCATTGGGTACTGCAACGCCCTGAAATCAATTGTAAATGAGTATGTGACTATGTATTATGCGTATTTTCAATGGTGATCATTGCAACTTACGTCTTGAGAACCTGACTGTCCATTGGAGTACGCATTGAACCATTCCAAGTAGTTTGGAAACTCGGTTACATTTGAGACTCCTCCCATTTGCGTGGTAAGTGATATAAGTGGCTGGAACATTTTTTCGGCATCACTACTGCTGAATTTGTTGCTCATGAGAACGAGATTGCCAAGAGTTGGCTGTTTTGTCGATGGGCACTtaactcaaaaaaaaatcatgcATTGCAAAGGAAAGACAAACCGTCAGATACCCTCCCCATCCTGCAGACGCGATTGATATTGCATTGTCAACGACGATTGAAAGGACTTTCTTGAGGTTATCGTCAGTTACAGGCCAATTGATGTTGGCCCTGCAAAATGATAATATTAGGACTCGAGTGTTCGAATTTCAGAAAAAATGGTTGAAAACGTACACCCGGAATGCCTGGGATGGAGATGCCATGACAGTAGCCTCCAAAACAACAGCAAatgttcctcctcctcccccacgGAGAGCAAAGAAGAGATCTGAATTCTGGCATGAGTTCACGGTACGAAGAATACCGTCTGGAGTAACGGCTTTATATTGAAGCTATGAAATACAGAGATATCAGAGATGAAAACGACAAGGACGTAATACTACTTACCACGCGGTCTGCACCCATTCCGAACATAGGGGTCAAAGACGAGTGGCCACCTCCCTGTGCAGATGTGTATCGTCAGACTTAATTGCACATATATTAGCATGGTTCAAGTAGACTAACTT
This Psilocybe cubensis strain MGC-MH-2018 chromosome 3, whole genome shotgun sequence DNA region includes the following protein-coding sequences:
- a CDS encoding FAD-linked oxidoreductase (FAD-linked oxidoreductase CHGG_01242-2), whose protein sequence is MLELEKLSAALIVFSLLHGVRGDDEVSLASPNHMDWASLNRTVNGRLAVGIPWTEPCFTIYNGKNVTQNFAQCGFVQANFFDHPARSNAFGAYTLQNYEECMATGDQCALDWMNPANPLAFNPPQTCNQGSIPDYFIDVQNENDVVAALNFVSKNNIPLVIKNTGHDFKGRSSAPGSLALWMHNLKNMTHESNFVPEGCHTSSQEALTLAAGTQWQEVYEFANSLGLEVVGGAEQSVGAVGGWVQGGGHSSLTPMFGMGADRVLQYKAVTPDGILRTVNSCQNSDLFFALRGGGGGTFAVVLEATVMASPSQAFRVANINWPVTDDNLKKVLSIVVDNAISIASAGWGGYLTPTLGNLVLMSNKFSSSDAEKMFQPLISLTTQMGGVSNVTEFPNYLEWFNAYSNGQSGSQDGVAVPNALTSRLIPAKNHETAAGRAEILDALTNAFANAEFSQLHFTTPFGFKGSDGKDTSVNPIWRSSLYQIILVNPWVYNATVDVKRATYAQGTKAVNFLRDVTPDSGAYLNESDIHEPNHEVSFWGINYARLLQIKNKYDPRRILDCWHCVGWEGPTSPRFKCYI